In one Diprion similis isolate iyDipSimi1 chromosome 6, iyDipSimi1.1, whole genome shotgun sequence genomic region, the following are encoded:
- the LOC124407640 gene encoding ATP-dependent helicase brm isoform X8, with protein MASPSPQSSPMPPPQAPSPMGPPQQAPSPSNPQGSPMGPPQHHPHSPTQGYQGGPPMPQQQQQPPPQQQGYPPHPQQMPPNMGPQGPGGPGSGPQQGPGTPMGPGGPGQMGPNGPQGGPHMGQGGPVQMGPGGPGGMGPGGPGLMGPGGPGQMGPGGPGPMGPGGPGQMGPGGPGGQMGPGVSSQMGPGGPGTQMGPGGPGQMGPGGPGQMGPGGGPGQHGPGGPGPQMGPGGLGQQMGPGGPGQQMGPGGPGQQMGPGGPGQQMGPGGPGQQMVSGNPGQQMGPGGPGQQMTPAGPGQQMGPGGPVQQMVPGGPGQMGPGGPGQQMGPGGPGGPGQQMGPGGLNQMGPGGPNQMGPGGPNQMGPGGPNQMGPGGPGQQMGTSGPQGGPHMGPGGPGQMGPGSGQGAPQGGPHIGQGAPQSGPHIGQGQMGPGGPQGGSQIGPGGPSHMSGPPGSSHMGPTGPGSHIGPGGPGQMTSSSGHSMGPGGPSQMGPGGPNQMGPSGPSSIPGGPSPMGPGGQGSQIGQNPPGSMGPSSQSQSQMGPSGPGQLGPTGPGQMGPSGPVNQLNQPASGQMGLGGPGGPPVPGSTSGPVQENLNALQRAIDSMEEKGLQEDPRYSQLLALRARQGNSMGEKQAFSTQQLQQLRVQIMAYRLLARNQPLSQQLALAVQGGAPPPGIGQRPVDQTQGPVTPGPTPQMAGPPVVGPTGPPRPGPQTPQQQQPQQPGTKTNRVTSIAKPAGLDPLLILQERENRVAARISLRMEQLSNLPTNMPEDLRLQAQIELRALRVLNFQRQLRSEIIACTRKDTTLETAVNVKAYKRTKRQGLREARATEKLEKQQKLEAERKRRQKHQEFLSSVLQHGKDFKEFHRNNVAKLARLNKAVLNHHANAEREQKKEQERIEKERMRRLMAEDEEGYRKLIDQKKDKRLAFLLSQTDEYIGNLTEMVKQHKMEQKRKQVEEQKRKKKKKKLQESEGGEDGNGNGDRRVSVTETSTGRKLTGEDAPPLSQLPAFLESHPGWEVLDSESEEEDSEDEENEGKFECKDKYKGDSEDDKVKKTLHKAKVEDDEYKTEEQTYYSIAHTVHEVVTEQASIMVNGKLKEYQIKGLEWLVSLFNNNLNGILADEMGLGKTIQTIALVTHLMEKKKVNGPFLIIVPLSTLSNWVLEFEKWAPSVVVVSYKGSPAGRRAIQSQMRATKFNVLLTTYEYVIKDKGVLAKLQWKYMIIDEGHRMKNHHCKLTQVLNTHYLAPHRLLLTGTPLQNKLPELWALLNFLLPSIFKSCSTFEQWFNAPFATTGEKVELNEEETILIIRRLHKVLRPFLLRRLKKEVESQLPDKVEYIIKCDMSGLQKVLYKHMQSKGVLLTDGSEKGKQGKGGAKALMNTIVQLRKLCNHPFMFQAIEEKYCEHVGIQGSTVVTGPDLYRASGKFELLDRILPKLKATDHRVLLFCQMTQLMTIMEDYLGWRGFMYLRLDGTTKAEDRGDLLKKFNDPGSEYFLFLLSTRAGGLGLNLQAADTVIIFDSDWNPHQDLQAQDRAHRIGQKNEVRVLRLMTVNSVEERILAAARYKLNMDEKVIQAGMFDQKSTGSERQQFLQSILHQDDADDEEENEVPDDETVNQMIARSEGEFEKFQKLDLERRREEAKLGPNRKSRLLEEAELPDWLVKDDDEVERWTYEEDEERFLGRGSRQRKEVDYTDSLTEKEWLKAIDDDGNEFEEEEEDDKKKKKTRKRRKKGEEDDEPIMKKRRGGSSGTSVDPKLKRSMKKLIAVVVNYTDSTNGRLLSEPFMKLPSRRELPDYYEIIRKPLTINKLRQKIDEGKYSDFDDLEKDFMQLCKNAQIYNEEASLIHEDSIVLQSVFTNARQRIEAEGDNSDGDDKGDGDDGSDGDSSVKMKIKFKGRLLQLTG; from the exons ATGGCGAGCCCGTCGCCCCAATCGTCTCCCATGCCACCCCCACAAGCACCAAGCCCAATGGGTCCTCCCCAACAGGCTCCATCCCCGTCTAATCCTCAAGGTAGCCCAATGGGTCCTCCGCAACATCATCCTCATAGTCCGACTCAAGGATATCAGGGCGGTCCACCAAtgccgcagcagcagcagcagcctccTCCACAACAACAGGGGTATCCTCCACATCCGCAGCAAATGCCACCAAATATGGGACCTCAG GGCCCAGGCGGTCCAGGATCAGGACCACAACAAGGTCCAGGTACGCCAATGGGGCCTGGTGGTCCAGGACAAATGGGTCCAAACGGTCCGCAGGGTGGACCTCACATGGGCCAAGGCGGTCCAGTGCAAATGGGACCTGGTGGGCCCGGCGGAATGGGTCCGGGAGGTCCAGGCTTAATGGGTCCAGGTGGGCCTGGTCAAATGGGACCTGGAGGCCCAGGACCGATGGGCCCTGGTGGGCCTGGACAGATGGGTCCTGGAGGACCGGGAGGTCAAATGGGTCCTGGGGTATCGAGTCAAATGGGACCCGGAGGACCGGGTACTCAAATGGGCCCTGGTGGGCCAGGACAAATGGGCCCTGGAGGCCCAGGTCAGATGGGCCCAGGAGGAGGACCTGGACAGCATGGACCTGGAGGTCCCGGACCGCAAATGGGACCTGGTGGTCTAGGTCAACAGATGGGCCCTGGGGGGCCCGGGCAACAAATGGGACCTGGAGGACCTGGCCAACAAATGGGCCCGGGTGGACCAGGTCAACAGATGGGTCCAGGAGGGCCGGGGCAACAAATGGTGTCTGGAAATCCGGGTCAACAAATGGGACCGGGAGGACCCGGTCAGCAGATGACCCCTGCAGGCCCTGGTCAGCAAATGGGCCCAGGTGGGCCTGTCCAACAGATGGTACCTGGAGGACCTGGACAAATGGGCCCTGGTGGGCCTGGACAGCAAATGGGACCTGGTGGGCCTGGTGGACCTGGACAACAGATGGGACCAGGTGGGCTCAACCAAATGGGTCCTGGCGGTCCTAATCAAATGGGTCCTGGCGGTCCTAATCAAATGGGCCCTGGTGGTCCTAATCAAATGGGTCCTGGTGGACCTGGACAGCAAATGGGTACAAGTGGTCCTCAGGGTGGACCCCATATGGGACCTGGAGGTCCTGGACAGATGGGACCAGGCAGCGGACAAGGAGCGCCACAGGGTGGACCACATATAGGACAAGGTGCCCCACAGAGTGGACCACATATAGGACAAG GACAAATGGGGCCTGGTGGGCCACAAGGGGGTTCTCAAATCGGGCCAGGTGGTCCTAGTCATATGAGCGGCCCTCCAGGGTCATCGCACATGGGTCCCACTGGACCCGGCAGTCATATTGGTCCAGGTGGACCAGGACAAATGACTTCAAGCAGTGGACACTCAATGGGACCTGGTGGTCCTAGCCAAATGGGACCTGGAGGACCAAATCAAATGGGTCCTAGTGGTCCAAGCTCAATACCCGGAGGACCAAGTCCCATGGGACCAGGAGGACAGGGATCACAGATAGGACAAAACCCTCCTGGATCTATGGGACCAAGCAGTCAGAGTCAAAGCCAAATGGGCCCAAGTGGACCAGGACAATTGGGACCTACAGGTCCTGGGCAAATGGGTCCGAGTGGTCCAGTCAATCAGCTGAATCAGCCAGCATCAGGACAGATGGGACTTGGCGGACCTGGAGGGCCCCCTGTTCCAGGTAGTACATCAGGACCCGTACAAGAGAACTTGAATGCCTTACAGAGGGCGATTGATTCCATGGAAGAAAAAGGACTTCAGGAAGACCCACGTTATTCGCAGCTACTTGCGCTGAGAGCTCGTCAAGGCAATAGTATGGGCGAAAAACAGGCTTTCAGTACCCAACAATTGCAACAACTTCG CGTTCAAATTATGGCCTACAGATTATTAGCACGGAATCAACCTTTGTCTCAACAATTAGCACTCGCTGTTCAAG GCGGAGCTCCTCCTCCAGGTATTGGCCAACGCCCAGTTGATCAAACCCAAGGTCCTGTCACGCCGGGTCCCACCCCGCAAATGGCTGGCCCTCCTGTTGTTGGACCCACTGGTCCCCCCAGACCTGGACCACAAACACCACAGCAACAGCAACCTCAACAACCCGGCACCAAGACTAACAGAGTTACGAGCATAGCAAAACCAGCTGGACTTGATCCTCTGTTGATATTGCAAGAGCGTGAGAATAG AGTTGCTGCGCGTATCAGTCTTCGGATGGAACAACTCAGCAATCTACCGACTAATATGCCAGAAGATCTTCGTCTTCAAGCACAAATTGAATTGAGAGCTTTGCGCGTTCTCAATTTCCAACGTCAGCTTAGATCCGAG ataATAGCTTGTACGCGTAAAGATACTACTTTGGAAACAGCGGTAAATGTTAAGGCCTACAAAAGAACGAAACGACAGGGCTTGCGGGAAGCTAGAGCTACGGAAAAGTTGGAAAAGCAACAGAAGTTGGAAGCTGAGCGTAAGCGCAGACAGAAACATCAG GAATTTTTGAGCTCTGTGCTCCAGCATGGCAAGGACTTTAAGGAATTCCATCGCAATAATGTCGCAAAATTGGCACGTTTGAACAAAGCTGTACTGAATCATCATGCCAACGCCGAGCGAGAGCAAAAGAAGGAACAAGAACGTATCGAAAAGGAACGTATGCGCCGTTTAATGGCCGAGGATGAAGAAGGTTACAGAAAATTGATCGATCAGAAAAAAGACAAACGTTTAGCATTCTTGCTTTCGCAAACCGATGAATATATTGGAAACCTTACCGAAATGGTTAAGCAACATAAAatggaacaaaaaagaaaacaagttgAAGAACAAAAGCGTAAAAAG aagaaaaagaagctaCAAGAAAGTGAAGGCGGTGAAGATGGTAATGGGAACGGTGACAGACGTGTATCAGTTACCGAAACTTCTACTGGCCGTAAATTGACTGGCGAAGATGCACCGCCCTTGAGTCAGCTGCCAGCATTTTTAGAATCTCATCCTGGATGGGAAGTATTAGATTCTGAAAGTGAAGAGGAAGATAGTGAAGATGAGGAAAACGAGGGCAAGTTTGAGT GTAAAGATAAATATAAAGGAGATTCCGAGGATGATAAAGTTAAGAAAACGCTTCATAAAGCTAAGGTCGAAGATGACGAATACAAAACTGAGGAACAAACTTACTACAGTATAGCCCATACTGTACATGAAGTTGTGACTGAACAAGCTTCTATCATGGTTAACGgaaagttgaaagaatatCAAATAAAG ggTTTGGAGTGGTTGGTATCTTTGTTCAATAACAATCTAAATGGGATTTTGGCCGATGAGATGGGTTTGGGTAAAACTATTCAGACAATCGCCCTGGTCACGCACCttatggaaaagaaaaaagtcaatGGCCCCTTCTTGATCATTGTTCCTCTATC GACATTGTCCAATTGGGtgttggaatttgaaaaatgggcACCTAGCGTGGTAGTGGTTTCTTATAAAGGCTCTCCTGCTGGTCGTAGAGCTATACAATCACAAATGAGAGCAACCAAGTTTAATGTTCTCTTGACTACCTACGAGTATGTTATCAAAGACAAAGGTGTTCTAGCTAAGCTGCAATGGAAGTACATGATTATTGACGAAGGTCATAGAATGAAGAATCATCATTGCAAACTGACACAAGTACTGAACACTCATTACCTCGCGCCACATCGTTTGTTGCTAACTGGTACCCCATTGCAAAATAAACTCCCAGAATTGTGGGCGTTACTGAACTTTTTACTACCgtcgattttcaaatcttgTAGCACATTTGAACAATGGTTCAACGCGCCTTTTGCTACAACTGGTGAAAAA GTTGAACTGAACGAAGAAGAAACTATCTTGATCATTCGTCGTTTACACAAAGTATTGCGTCCGTTCTTGCTTCGTCGTCTAAAGAAGGAAGTCGAATCCCAATTGCCAGATAAGGTTGAATACATCATCAAGTGCGATATGTCAGGCCTACAGAAGGTGCTTTACAA ACACATGCAGAGCAAGGGGGTGTTACTGACAGATGGCTCCGAGAAAGGCAAGCAAGGCAAGGGTGGCGCTAAGGCTCTCATGAATACAATTGTGCAATTGAGGAAATTATGCAATCATCCATTCATGTTCCAAGCCATAGAAGAAAAGTATTGCGAACATGTCGGAATTCAAGGATCTACCGTGGTTACTGG TCCGGATCTGTATCGAGCGTCCGGAAAGTTCGAGCTGCTAGATCGCATTCTTCCCAAATTGAAGGCCACGGATCACAGAGTATTGCTTTTCTGCCAAATGACACAATTAATGACAATTATGGAGGATTATTTGGGCTGGAGAGGTTTCATGTACCTACGTCTCGATGGTACTACCAAAGCTGAAGACCGAGGGGATTTGCTAAAGAAATTCAACGATCCTGGATCcgaatattttctctttctcctatCAACTAGAGCTGGAGGTCTTGGTCTTAATCTGCAGGCCGCAGACACCGTGATCATATTCGATTCTGACTGGAATCCTCAtcag GATTTGCAAGCTCAAGACAGAGCTCATAGAATTGGTCAAAAGAACGAGGTTCGCGTACTACGTTTAATGACCGTCAACTCTGTCGAGGAACGAATATTGGCTGCTGCCAGGTACAAATTGAACATGGACGAAAAAGTCATTCAGGCTGGAATGTTTGATCAGAAGTCCACAGGGTCAGAACGACAACAATTCCTCCAGAGTATATTGCATCAAGATGACGCTGATGATGAG GAGGAAAATGAAGTGCCAGATGATGAAACGGTGAATCAAATGATAGCACGTTCGGAAGGAGAGTTTGAGAAATTCCAAAAACTTGACTTAGaacgaagaagagaagaagcaaAATTAGGGCCCAACCGCAAATCACGTCTATTGGAAGAAGCAGAGCTGCCTGACTGGCTAGTCAAAGACGATGACGAGGTGGAAAGGTGGACTTACGAAGAGGACGAAGAAAGATTTTTAGGCAGAGGTTCTCGTCAGCGTAAAGAGGTTGATTACACTGATAGTTTAACAGAAAAAGAATGGTTGAAAGCTATCGATGATGACGGTAATGagttcgaagaagaagaagaagatgataagaagaaaaagaagacccGCAAACGTAGGAAAAAAGGTGAAGAAGATGACGAACCGATAATGAAAAAACGGCGTGGTGGTAGCTCTGGTACATCTGTTGACCCGAAATTAAAACgcagtatgaaaaaattgatcgctGTTGTTGTCAATTATACTGATAGTACAAACGGCCGATTATTGAGCGAACCTTTTATGAAATTACCTTCAAGACGTGAATTACCTGATTACTACGAAATAATAAGAAAGCctttaacaataaataaactg
- the LOC124407640 gene encoding ATP-dependent helicase brm isoform X1, whose protein sequence is MASPSPQSSPMPPPQAPSPMGPPQQAPSPSNPQGSPMGPPQHHPHSPTQGYQGGPPMPQQQQQPPPQQQGYPPHPQQMPPNMGPQGPGGPGSGPQQGPGTPMGPGGPGQMGPNGPQGGPHMGQGGPVQMGPGGPGGMGPGGPGLMGPGGPGQMGPGGPGPMGPGGPGQMGPGGPGGQMGPGVSSQMGPGGPGTQMGPGGPGQMGPGGPGQMGPGGGPGQHGPGGPGPQMGPGGLGQQMGPGGPGQQMGPGGPGQQMGPGGPGQQMGPGGPGQQMVSGNPGQQMGPGGPGQQMTPAGPGQQMGPGGPVQQMVPGGPGQMGPGGPGQQMGPGGPGGPGQQMGPGGLNQMGPGGPNQMGPGGPNQMGPGGPNQMGPGGPGQQMGTSGPQGGPHMGPGGPGQMGPGSGQGAPQGGPHIGQGAPQSGPHIGQGQMGPGGPQGGSQIGPGGPSHMSGPPGSSHMGPTGPGSHIGPGGPGQMTSSSGHSMGPGGPSQMGPGGPNQMGPSGPSSIPGGPSPMGPGGQGSQIGQNPPGSMGPSSQSQSQMGPSGPGQLGPTGPGQMGPSGPVNQLNQPASGQMGLGGPGGPPVPGSTSGPVQENLNALQRAIDSMEEKGLQEDPRYSQLLALRARQGNSMGEKQAFSTQQLQQLRVQIMAYRLLARNQPLSQQLALAVQGGAPPPGIGQRPVDQTQGPVTPGPTPQMAGPPVVGPTGPPRPGPQTPQQQQPQQPGTKTNRVTSIAKPAGLDPLLILQERENRVAARISLRMEQLSNLPTNMPEDLRLQAQIELRALRVLNFQRQLRSEIIACTRKDTTLETAVNVKAYKRTKRQGLREARATEKLEKQQKLEAERKRRQKHQEFLSSVLQHGKDFKEFHRNNVAKLARLNKAVLNHHANAEREQKKEQERIEKERMRRLMAEDEEGYRKLIDQKKDKRLAFLLSQTDEYIGNLTEMVKQHKMEQKRKQVEEQKRKKKKKKLQESEGGEDGNGNGDRRVSVTETSTGRKLTGEDAPPLSQLPAFLESHPGWEVLDSESEEEDSEDEENEGKFECKDKYKGDSEDDKVKKTLHKAKVEDDEYKTEEQTYYSIAHTVHEVVTEQASIMVNGKLKEYQIKGLEWLVSLFNNNLNGILADEMGLGKTIQTIALVTHLMEKKKVNGPFLIIVPLSTLSNWVLEFEKWAPSVVVVSYKGSPAGRRAIQSQMRATKFNVLLTTYEYVIKDKGVLAKLQWKYMIIDEGHRMKNHHCKLTQVLNTHYLAPHRLLLTGTPLQNKLPELWALLNFLLPSIFKSCSTFEQWFNAPFATTGEKVELNEEETILIIRRLHKVLRPFLLRRLKKEVESQLPDKVEYIIKCDMSGLQKVLYKHMQSKGVLLTDGSEKGKQGKGGAKALMNTIVQLRKLCNHPFMFQAIEEKYCEHVGIQGSTVVTGPDLYRASGKFELLDRILPKLKATDHRVLLFCQMTQLMTIMEDYLGWRGFMYLRLDGTTKAEDRGDLLKKFNDPGSEYFLFLLSTRAGGLGLNLQAADTVIIFDSDWNPHQDLQAQDRAHRIGQKNEVRVLRLMTVNSVEERILAAARYKLNMDEKVIQAGMFDQKSTGSERQQFLQSILHQDDADDEEENEVPDDETVNQMIARSEGEFEKFQKLDLERRREEAKLGPNRKSRLLEEAELPDWLVKDDDEVERWTYEEDEERFLGRGSRQRKEVDYTDSLTEKEWLKAIDDDGNEFEEEEEDDKKKKKTRKRRKKGEEDDEPIMKKRRGGSSGTSVDPKLKRSMKKLIAVVVNYTDSTNGRLLSEPFMKLPSRRELPDYYEIIRKPLTINKLRQKIDEGKYSDFDDLEKDFMQLCKNAQIYNEEASLIHEDSIVLQSVFTNARQRIEAEGDNSDGDDKGDGDDGSDGDSSVKMKIKFKGKKSGENRGGRRKRVTRKYISDDDEDGEDN, encoded by the exons ATGGCGAGCCCGTCGCCCCAATCGTCTCCCATGCCACCCCCACAAGCACCAAGCCCAATGGGTCCTCCCCAACAGGCTCCATCCCCGTCTAATCCTCAAGGTAGCCCAATGGGTCCTCCGCAACATCATCCTCATAGTCCGACTCAAGGATATCAGGGCGGTCCACCAAtgccgcagcagcagcagcagcctccTCCACAACAACAGGGGTATCCTCCACATCCGCAGCAAATGCCACCAAATATGGGACCTCAG GGCCCAGGCGGTCCAGGATCAGGACCACAACAAGGTCCAGGTACGCCAATGGGGCCTGGTGGTCCAGGACAAATGGGTCCAAACGGTCCGCAGGGTGGACCTCACATGGGCCAAGGCGGTCCAGTGCAAATGGGACCTGGTGGGCCCGGCGGAATGGGTCCGGGAGGTCCAGGCTTAATGGGTCCAGGTGGGCCTGGTCAAATGGGACCTGGAGGCCCAGGACCGATGGGCCCTGGTGGGCCTGGACAGATGGGTCCTGGAGGACCGGGAGGTCAAATGGGTCCTGGGGTATCGAGTCAAATGGGACCCGGAGGACCGGGTACTCAAATGGGCCCTGGTGGGCCAGGACAAATGGGCCCTGGAGGCCCAGGTCAGATGGGCCCAGGAGGAGGACCTGGACAGCATGGACCTGGAGGTCCCGGACCGCAAATGGGACCTGGTGGTCTAGGTCAACAGATGGGCCCTGGGGGGCCCGGGCAACAAATGGGACCTGGAGGACCTGGCCAACAAATGGGCCCGGGTGGACCAGGTCAACAGATGGGTCCAGGAGGGCCGGGGCAACAAATGGTGTCTGGAAATCCGGGTCAACAAATGGGACCGGGAGGACCCGGTCAGCAGATGACCCCTGCAGGCCCTGGTCAGCAAATGGGCCCAGGTGGGCCTGTCCAACAGATGGTACCTGGAGGACCTGGACAAATGGGCCCTGGTGGGCCTGGACAGCAAATGGGACCTGGTGGGCCTGGTGGACCTGGACAACAGATGGGACCAGGTGGGCTCAACCAAATGGGTCCTGGCGGTCCTAATCAAATGGGTCCTGGCGGTCCTAATCAAATGGGCCCTGGTGGTCCTAATCAAATGGGTCCTGGTGGACCTGGACAGCAAATGGGTACAAGTGGTCCTCAGGGTGGACCCCATATGGGACCTGGAGGTCCTGGACAGATGGGACCAGGCAGCGGACAAGGAGCGCCACAGGGTGGACCACATATAGGACAAGGTGCCCCACAGAGTGGACCACATATAGGACAAG GACAAATGGGGCCTGGTGGGCCACAAGGGGGTTCTCAAATCGGGCCAGGTGGTCCTAGTCATATGAGCGGCCCTCCAGGGTCATCGCACATGGGTCCCACTGGACCCGGCAGTCATATTGGTCCAGGTGGACCAGGACAAATGACTTCAAGCAGTGGACACTCAATGGGACCTGGTGGTCCTAGCCAAATGGGACCTGGAGGACCAAATCAAATGGGTCCTAGTGGTCCAAGCTCAATACCCGGAGGACCAAGTCCCATGGGACCAGGAGGACAGGGATCACAGATAGGACAAAACCCTCCTGGATCTATGGGACCAAGCAGTCAGAGTCAAAGCCAAATGGGCCCAAGTGGACCAGGACAATTGGGACCTACAGGTCCTGGGCAAATGGGTCCGAGTGGTCCAGTCAATCAGCTGAATCAGCCAGCATCAGGACAGATGGGACTTGGCGGACCTGGAGGGCCCCCTGTTCCAGGTAGTACATCAGGACCCGTACAAGAGAACTTGAATGCCTTACAGAGGGCGATTGATTCCATGGAAGAAAAAGGACTTCAGGAAGACCCACGTTATTCGCAGCTACTTGCGCTGAGAGCTCGTCAAGGCAATAGTATGGGCGAAAAACAGGCTTTCAGTACCCAACAATTGCAACAACTTCG CGTTCAAATTATGGCCTACAGATTATTAGCACGGAATCAACCTTTGTCTCAACAATTAGCACTCGCTGTTCAAG GCGGAGCTCCTCCTCCAGGTATTGGCCAACGCCCAGTTGATCAAACCCAAGGTCCTGTCACGCCGGGTCCCACCCCGCAAATGGCTGGCCCTCCTGTTGTTGGACCCACTGGTCCCCCCAGACCTGGACCACAAACACCACAGCAACAGCAACCTCAACAACCCGGCACCAAGACTAACAGAGTTACGAGCATAGCAAAACCAGCTGGACTTGATCCTCTGTTGATATTGCAAGAGCGTGAGAATAG AGTTGCTGCGCGTATCAGTCTTCGGATGGAACAACTCAGCAATCTACCGACTAATATGCCAGAAGATCTTCGTCTTCAAGCACAAATTGAATTGAGAGCTTTGCGCGTTCTCAATTTCCAACGTCAGCTTAGATCCGAG ataATAGCTTGTACGCGTAAAGATACTACTTTGGAAACAGCGGTAAATGTTAAGGCCTACAAAAGAACGAAACGACAGGGCTTGCGGGAAGCTAGAGCTACGGAAAAGTTGGAAAAGCAACAGAAGTTGGAAGCTGAGCGTAAGCGCAGACAGAAACATCAG GAATTTTTGAGCTCTGTGCTCCAGCATGGCAAGGACTTTAAGGAATTCCATCGCAATAATGTCGCAAAATTGGCACGTTTGAACAAAGCTGTACTGAATCATCATGCCAACGCCGAGCGAGAGCAAAAGAAGGAACAAGAACGTATCGAAAAGGAACGTATGCGCCGTTTAATGGCCGAGGATGAAGAAGGTTACAGAAAATTGATCGATCAGAAAAAAGACAAACGTTTAGCATTCTTGCTTTCGCAAACCGATGAATATATTGGAAACCTTACCGAAATGGTTAAGCAACATAAAatggaacaaaaaagaaaacaagttgAAGAACAAAAGCGTAAAAAG aagaaaaagaagctaCAAGAAAGTGAAGGCGGTGAAGATGGTAATGGGAACGGTGACAGACGTGTATCAGTTACCGAAACTTCTACTGGCCGTAAATTGACTGGCGAAGATGCACCGCCCTTGAGTCAGCTGCCAGCATTTTTAGAATCTCATCCTGGATGGGAAGTATTAGATTCTGAAAGTGAAGAGGAAGATAGTGAAGATGAGGAAAACGAGGGCAAGTTTGAGT GTAAAGATAAATATAAAGGAGATTCCGAGGATGATAAAGTTAAGAAAACGCTTCATAAAGCTAAGGTCGAAGATGACGAATACAAAACTGAGGAACAAACTTACTACAGTATAGCCCATACTGTACATGAAGTTGTGACTGAACAAGCTTCTATCATGGTTAACGgaaagttgaaagaatatCAAATAAAG ggTTTGGAGTGGTTGGTATCTTTGTTCAATAACAATCTAAATGGGATTTTGGCCGATGAGATGGGTTTGGGTAAAACTATTCAGACAATCGCCCTGGTCACGCACCttatggaaaagaaaaaagtcaatGGCCCCTTCTTGATCATTGTTCCTCTATC GACATTGTCCAATTGGGtgttggaatttgaaaaatgggcACCTAGCGTGGTAGTGGTTTCTTATAAAGGCTCTCCTGCTGGTCGTAGAGCTATACAATCACAAATGAGAGCAACCAAGTTTAATGTTCTCTTGACTACCTACGAGTATGTTATCAAAGACAAAGGTGTTCTAGCTAAGCTGCAATGGAAGTACATGATTATTGACGAAGGTCATAGAATGAAGAATCATCATTGCAAACTGACACAAGTACTGAACACTCATTACCTCGCGCCACATCGTTTGTTGCTAACTGGTACCCCATTGCAAAATAAACTCCCAGAATTGTGGGCGTTACTGAACTTTTTACTACCgtcgattttcaaatcttgTAGCACATTTGAACAATGGTTCAACGCGCCTTTTGCTACAACTGGTGAAAAA GTTGAACTGAACGAAGAAGAAACTATCTTGATCATTCGTCGTTTACACAAAGTATTGCGTCCGTTCTTGCTTCGTCGTCTAAAGAAGGAAGTCGAATCCCAATTGCCAGATAAGGTTGAATACATCATCAAGTGCGATATGTCAGGCCTACAGAAGGTGCTTTACAA ACACATGCAGAGCAAGGGGGTGTTACTGACAGATGGCTCCGAGAAAGGCAAGCAAGGCAAGGGTGGCGCTAAGGCTCTCATGAATACAATTGTGCAATTGAGGAAATTATGCAATCATCCATTCATGTTCCAAGCCATAGAAGAAAAGTATTGCGAACATGTCGGAATTCAAGGATCTACCGTGGTTACTGG TCCGGATCTGTATCGAGCGTCCGGAAAGTTCGAGCTGCTAGATCGCATTCTTCCCAAATTGAAGGCCACGGATCACAGAGTATTGCTTTTCTGCCAAATGACACAATTAATGACAATTATGGAGGATTATTTGGGCTGGAGAGGTTTCATGTACCTACGTCTCGATGGTACTACCAAAGCTGAAGACCGAGGGGATTTGCTAAAGAAATTCAACGATCCTGGATCcgaatattttctctttctcctatCAACTAGAGCTGGAGGTCTTGGTCTTAATCTGCAGGCCGCAGACACCGTGATCATATTCGATTCTGACTGGAATCCTCAtcag GATTTGCAAGCTCAAGACAGAGCTCATAGAATTGGTCAAAAGAACGAGGTTCGCGTACTACGTTTAATGACCGTCAACTCTGTCGAGGAACGAATATTGGCTGCTGCCAGGTACAAATTGAACATGGACGAAAAAGTCATTCAGGCTGGAATGTTTGATCAGAAGTCCACAGGGTCAGAACGACAACAATTCCTCCAGAGTATATTGCATCAAGATGACGCTGATGATGAG GAGGAAAATGAAGTGCCAGATGATGAAACGGTGAATCAAATGATAGCACGTTCGGAAGGAGAGTTTGAGAAATTCCAAAAACTTGACTTAGaacgaagaagagaagaagcaaAATTAGGGCCCAACCGCAAATCACGTCTATTGGAAGAAGCAGAGCTGCCTGACTGGCTAGTCAAAGACGATGACGAGGTGGAAAGGTGGACTTACGAAGAGGACGAAGAAAGATTTTTAGGCAGAGGTTCTCGTCAGCGTAAAGAGGTTGATTACACTGATAGTTTAACAGAAAAAGAATGGTTGAAAGCTATCGATGATGACGGTAATGagttcgaagaagaagaagaagatgataagaagaaaaagaagacccGCAAACGTAGGAAAAAAGGTGAAGAAGATGACGAACCGATAATGAAAAAACGGCGTGGTGGTAGCTCTGGTACATCTGTTGACCCGAAATTAAAACgcagtatgaaaaaattgatcgctGTTGTTGTCAATTATACTGATAGTACAAACGGCCGATTATTGAGCGAACCTTTTATGAAATTACCTTCAAGACGTGAATTACCTGATTACTACGAAATAATAAGAAAGCctttaacaataaataaactg